One Augochlora pura isolate Apur16 chromosome 10, APUR_v2.2.1, whole genome shotgun sequence DNA window includes the following coding sequences:
- the Unc-115a gene encoding actin binding LIM protein Uncoordinated 115a isoform X13, giving the protein MKSKTSESFIASESNGVKRDQELKQKVLKKGKTFCQSCKKKCSGEVLRVQDKYFHIGCFKCAQCNASLAQGGFFAREGSYYCTKDYRERWGTKCAGCGEYVEGDVVTAGEKHAFHPNCFHCQRCRQPLLGQGTKVSLVQGQALCHRCVGIPVREASTPVGNNATTRGAGDGPSDPGACAGCGNQLREGQALVALDRQWHVWCFKCHSCDTVLHGEYMGKDGVPYCEKDYQKQFGVKCAYCNRYISGKVLQAGDNHHFHPTCARCTKCGDPFGDGEEMYLQGAAIWHPRCGPGPSGPNGIVNGHGEAHTPQHRESERISSSASEMQYYPARTGSPGLMLREYGRGASEDVSRIYTYSYLTETPSQGYLRRPIQPYDKPPTSPHFHRPSSSRSIRSLGGRSSRSGMRALVDALSEPRPKSPASQVDNDEPIELAHYPDAMKPPPGAKPPIERDDFPAPPYPYTDPERRRRWSDTYKGVPISDDEDEVDNKTHIKEVEEKLKKEQDELSKIDTGIAKVFLQDREKDRENLRHKAANVDPRNASRTPSAAREPTHRLRYESPVGASPSRNIDHARPWEDDDGLSYRSSGPSYNVVSSLRHIPKPGYGLAPRSHTFSSTGGSVSALPGDYSFSGMGDKTHSTDFSSGKSDISTGSITDVDRRALNDGGMLPSSTTYTGGLGSVVGSHGGHHVRRSLPDMGTAPSEPPKLYPYHLLVITNYRLPADVDRCNLERHLSDAEFEAVLQCGRTEFYRMPQWRRNEMKRRARLF; this is encoded by the exons GTAAAACGTTCTGCCAGTCTTGCAAGAAGAAGTGCAGCGGGGAGGTGCTACGAGTGCAGGACAAGTATTTCCACATAGGGTGTTTCAAGTGTGCTCAGTGCAACGCGAGCTTGGCGCAGGGCGGCTTTTTCGCACGCGAGGGCTCTTACTACTGCACCAAG GACTACAGGGAACGCTGGGGCACCAAGTGCGCCGGTTGTGGCGAGTACGTGGAGGGCGACGTGGTCACCGCTGGCGAAAAACACGCCTTCCACCCGAACTGTTTCCACTGTCAGAGATGCAGGCAGCCTCTGCTGGGTCAGGGCACTAAGGTGTCGCTCGTGCAAG GTCAAGCTCTATGCCATCGATGCGTCGGTATCCCGGTTCGAGAGGCCTCGACGCCGGTCGGCAATAACGCGACGACCAGAGGAGCCGGAGACGGGCCCTCCGACCCCGGTGCTTGCGCCGGTTGCGGAAACCAATTACGGGAAGGTCAGGCTTTGGTAGCGCTCGATCGACAGTGGCACGTCTGGTGCTTCAAGTGCCACAGCTGCGACACCGTGCTCCACGGCGAGTACATGGGAAA AGACGGGGTGCCTTACTGCGAGAAAGACTACCAGAAGCAGTTCGGCGTGAAGTGCGCGTACTGCAACCGCTACATCAGCGGCAAGGTGCTGCAAGCTGGCGATAATCATCATTTTCATCCAACCTGCGCGCGATGCACCAAATGCGGGGATCCCTTTGGTGACGGGGAGGAGATGTACTTGCAGGGTGCAGCGATATGGCACCCGCGCTGCGGTCCCGGACCCAGCGGGCCGAACGGTATCGTAAATGGCCACGGGGAAGCGCATACTCCCCAGCATCGGGAGTCAGAGCGAATTTCCAGCAGCGCGTCAGAAATGCAG TATTACCCCGCGCGAACCGGCAGTCCTGGACTGATGTTGAGAGAATACGGACGCGGTGCATCCGAGGATGTGTCTAGGATTTACACGTACTCATACTTGACCGAGACGCCCAGCCAAGGATACTTGAGACGTCCGATACAACCGTACGACAAACCACCGACGAGCCCACACTTTCACAGACCCAGCT CGTCCCGTTCGATAAGAAGCCTCGGCGGTCGCAGCAGCCGATCAGGAATGCGAGCCTTGGTCGACGCTCTCAGCGAGCCGAGACCGAAGTCGCCGGCCAGTCAAGTAGATAATGACGAGCCAATAGAGCTGGCACATTATCCGGACGCCATGAAGCCGCCTCCTGGAGCCAAGCCGCCGATCGAGAGGGACGATTTTCCCGCTCCTCCTTATCCTTACACGGATCCAGAGAGACGCAGACGATGGTCTGACACATACAAG GGAGTACCAATATCGGATGATGAGGATGAGGTCGACAACAAGACGCATATAAAGGAAGTAGAAGAGAAGTTGAAGAAAGAGCAGGACGAGCTGAGCAAAATCGACACTGGCATAGCGAAGGTGTTCCTGCAGGATCGGGAGAAGGATCGCGAGAACCTGAGACATAAAGCTGCCAACGTAGACCCCAGGAACGCGTCGAGAACGCCGTCCGCTGCCAGAGAACCAACGCACAGACTTCGATATGAGAGCCCTGTCGGTGCCT CTCCTTCGAGAAATATAGATCACGCCAGACCTTGGGAGGACGACGACGGTCTCAGTTACAGATCCAGCGGGCCGAGTTACAACG TTGTGAGCTCCCTTCGGCACATCCCGAAGCCAGGGTACGGTCTGGCACCGCGAAGTCACACCTTCTCCTCGACCGGCGGTTCTGTATCTGCTCTCCCT GGTGATTATTCGTTCAGTGGGATGGGAGACAAGACGCACAGCACTGATTTCTCCTCTGGCAAGTCAGATA TATCGACAGGCAGCATCACGGATGTGGATCGACGGGCACTG AATGATGGTGGAATGCTACCATCGTCCACCACGTATACAGGTGGCCTAGGTTCGGTGGTCGGGAGTCATGGGGGACATCATGTGAGAAGATCACTGCCGGACATGGGTACTGCGCCATCCGAACCACCGAAACTCTATCCATATCACTTACTTGTCATCACTAACTATAGGCTGCCCGCCGACGTGGATCGCTGCAACCTTGAG CGACATCTTTCAGATGCGGAATTCGAGGCAGTCCTGCAGTGCGGCCGCACGGAATTCTACAGAATGCCGCAGTGGCGCCGCAACGAGATGAAAAGACGCGCCCGACTGTTTTAA
- the Unc-115a gene encoding actin binding LIM protein Uncoordinated 115a isoform X7 yields the protein MKSKTSESFIASESNGVKRDQELKQKVLKKGKTFCQSCKKKCSGEVLRVQDKYFHIGCFKCAQCNASLAQGGFFAREGSYYCTKDYRERWGTKCAGCGEYVEGDVVTAGEKHAFHPNCFHCQRCRQPLLGQGTKVSLVQGQALCHRCVGIPVREASTPVGNNATTRGAGDGPSDPGACAGCGNQLREGQALVALDRQWHVWCFKCHSCDTVLHGEYMGKDGVPYCEKDYQKQFGVKCAYCNRYISGKVLQAGDNHHFHPTCARCTKCGDPFGDGEEMYLQGAAIWHPRCGPGPSGPNGIVNGHGEAHTPQHRESERISSSASEMQFSLRSRTPSLNGSLCSPYSSLSRKYYPARTGSPGLMLREYGRGASEDVSRIYTYSYLTETPSQGYLRRPIQPYDKPPTSPHFHRPSSSRSIRSLGGRSSRSGMRALVDALSEPRPKSPASQVDNDEPIELAHYPDAMKPPPGAKPPIERDDFPAPPYPYTDPERRRRWSDTYKGVPISDDEDEVDNKTHIKEVEEKLKKEQDELSKIDTGIAKVFLQDREKDRENLRHKAANVDPRNASRTPSAAREPTHRLRYESPVGASPSRNIDHARPWEDDDGLSYRSSGPSYNVSTGSITDVDRRALVCTTAPYYSRRISMNDGGMLPSSTTYTGGLGSVVGSHGGHHVRRSLPDMGTAPSEPPKLYPYHLLVITNYRLPADVDRCNLERHLSDAEFEAVLQCGRTEFYRMPQWRRNEMKRRARLF from the exons GTAAAACGTTCTGCCAGTCTTGCAAGAAGAAGTGCAGCGGGGAGGTGCTACGAGTGCAGGACAAGTATTTCCACATAGGGTGTTTCAAGTGTGCTCAGTGCAACGCGAGCTTGGCGCAGGGCGGCTTTTTCGCACGCGAGGGCTCTTACTACTGCACCAAG GACTACAGGGAACGCTGGGGCACCAAGTGCGCCGGTTGTGGCGAGTACGTGGAGGGCGACGTGGTCACCGCTGGCGAAAAACACGCCTTCCACCCGAACTGTTTCCACTGTCAGAGATGCAGGCAGCCTCTGCTGGGTCAGGGCACTAAGGTGTCGCTCGTGCAAG GTCAAGCTCTATGCCATCGATGCGTCGGTATCCCGGTTCGAGAGGCCTCGACGCCGGTCGGCAATAACGCGACGACCAGAGGAGCCGGAGACGGGCCCTCCGACCCCGGTGCTTGCGCCGGTTGCGGAAACCAATTACGGGAAGGTCAGGCTTTGGTAGCGCTCGATCGACAGTGGCACGTCTGGTGCTTCAAGTGCCACAGCTGCGACACCGTGCTCCACGGCGAGTACATGGGAAA AGACGGGGTGCCTTACTGCGAGAAAGACTACCAGAAGCAGTTCGGCGTGAAGTGCGCGTACTGCAACCGCTACATCAGCGGCAAGGTGCTGCAAGCTGGCGATAATCATCATTTTCATCCAACCTGCGCGCGATGCACCAAATGCGGGGATCCCTTTGGTGACGGGGAGGAGATGTACTTGCAGGGTGCAGCGATATGGCACCCGCGCTGCGGTCCCGGACCCAGCGGGCCGAACGGTATCGTAAATGGCCACGGGGAAGCGCATACTCCCCAGCATCGGGAGTCAGAGCGAATTTCCAGCAGCGCGTCAGAAATGCAG TTTTCATTGCGGTCACGCACGCCAAGCCTGAACGGATCACTCTGCAGCCCTTACAGCAGCCTCAGTCGCAAG TATTACCCCGCGCGAACCGGCAGTCCTGGACTGATGTTGAGAGAATACGGACGCGGTGCATCCGAGGATGTGTCTAGGATTTACACGTACTCATACTTGACCGAGACGCCCAGCCAAGGATACTTGAGACGTCCGATACAACCGTACGACAAACCACCGACGAGCCCACACTTTCACAGACCCAGCT CGTCCCGTTCGATAAGAAGCCTCGGCGGTCGCAGCAGCCGATCAGGAATGCGAGCCTTGGTCGACGCTCTCAGCGAGCCGAGACCGAAGTCGCCGGCCAGTCAAGTAGATAATGACGAGCCAATAGAGCTGGCACATTATCCGGACGCCATGAAGCCGCCTCCTGGAGCCAAGCCGCCGATCGAGAGGGACGATTTTCCCGCTCCTCCTTATCCTTACACGGATCCAGAGAGACGCAGACGATGGTCTGACACATACAAG GGAGTACCAATATCGGATGATGAGGATGAGGTCGACAACAAGACGCATATAAAGGAAGTAGAAGAGAAGTTGAAGAAAGAGCAGGACGAGCTGAGCAAAATCGACACTGGCATAGCGAAGGTGTTCCTGCAGGATCGGGAGAAGGATCGCGAGAACCTGAGACATAAAGCTGCCAACGTAGACCCCAGGAACGCGTCGAGAACGCCGTCCGCTGCCAGAGAACCAACGCACAGACTTCGATATGAGAGCCCTGTCGGTGCCT CTCCTTCGAGAAATATAGATCACGCCAGACCTTGGGAGGACGACGACGGTCTCAGTTACAGATCCAGCGGGCCGAGTTACAACG TATCGACAGGCAGCATCACGGATGTGGATCGACGGGCACTGGTATGTACCACAGCCCCATACTACTCCCGGCGAATTAGCATG AATGATGGTGGAATGCTACCATCGTCCACCACGTATACAGGTGGCCTAGGTTCGGTGGTCGGGAGTCATGGGGGACATCATGTGAGAAGATCACTGCCGGACATGGGTACTGCGCCATCCGAACCACCGAAACTCTATCCATATCACTTACTTGTCATCACTAACTATAGGCTGCCCGCCGACGTGGATCGCTGCAACCTTGAG CGACATCTTTCAGATGCGGAATTCGAGGCAGTCCTGCAGTGCGGCCGCACGGAATTCTACAGAATGCCGCAGTGGCGCCGCAACGAGATGAAAAGACGCGCCCGACTGTTTTAA
- the Unc-115a gene encoding actin binding LIM protein Uncoordinated 115a isoform X5 — translation MKSKTSESFIASESNGVKRDQELKQKVLKKGKTFCQSCKKKCSGEVLRVQDKYFHIGCFKCAQCNASLAQGGFFAREGSYYCTKDYRERWGTKCAGCGEYVEGDVVTAGEKHAFHPNCFHCQRCRQPLLGQGTKVSLVQGQALCHRCVGIPVREASTPVGNNATTRGAGDGPSDPGACAGCGNQLREGQALVALDRQWHVWCFKCHSCDTVLHGEYMGKDGVPYCEKDYQKQFGVKCAYCNRYISGKVLQAGDNHHFHPTCARCTKCGDPFGDGEEMYLQGAAIWHPRCGPGPSGPNGIVNGHGEAHTPQHRESERISSSASEMQYYPARTGSPGLMLREYGRGASEDVSRIYTYSYLTETPSQGYLRRPIQPYDKPPTSPHFHRPSSSRSIRSLGGRSSRSGMRALVDALSEPRPKSPASQVDNDEPIELAHYPDAMKPPPGAKPPIERDDFPAPPYPYTDPERRRRWSDTYKGVPISDDEDEVDNKTHIKEVEEKLKKEQDELSKIDTGIAKVFLQDREKDRENLRHKAANVDPRNASRTPSAAREPTHRLRYESPVGASPSRNIDHARPWEDDDGLSYRSSGPSYNVGRSSARSPAPRNYPPLGTQRAFTLPNAARHYHSGDYSFSGMGDKTHSTDFSSGKSDISTGSITDVDRRALVCTTAPYYSRRISMNDGGMLPSSTTYTGGLGSVVGSHGGHHVRRSLPDMGTAPSEPPKLYPYHLLVITNYRLPADVDRCNLERHLSDAEFEAVLQCGRTEFYRMPQWRRNEMKRRARLF, via the exons GTAAAACGTTCTGCCAGTCTTGCAAGAAGAAGTGCAGCGGGGAGGTGCTACGAGTGCAGGACAAGTATTTCCACATAGGGTGTTTCAAGTGTGCTCAGTGCAACGCGAGCTTGGCGCAGGGCGGCTTTTTCGCACGCGAGGGCTCTTACTACTGCACCAAG GACTACAGGGAACGCTGGGGCACCAAGTGCGCCGGTTGTGGCGAGTACGTGGAGGGCGACGTGGTCACCGCTGGCGAAAAACACGCCTTCCACCCGAACTGTTTCCACTGTCAGAGATGCAGGCAGCCTCTGCTGGGTCAGGGCACTAAGGTGTCGCTCGTGCAAG GTCAAGCTCTATGCCATCGATGCGTCGGTATCCCGGTTCGAGAGGCCTCGACGCCGGTCGGCAATAACGCGACGACCAGAGGAGCCGGAGACGGGCCCTCCGACCCCGGTGCTTGCGCCGGTTGCGGAAACCAATTACGGGAAGGTCAGGCTTTGGTAGCGCTCGATCGACAGTGGCACGTCTGGTGCTTCAAGTGCCACAGCTGCGACACCGTGCTCCACGGCGAGTACATGGGAAA AGACGGGGTGCCTTACTGCGAGAAAGACTACCAGAAGCAGTTCGGCGTGAAGTGCGCGTACTGCAACCGCTACATCAGCGGCAAGGTGCTGCAAGCTGGCGATAATCATCATTTTCATCCAACCTGCGCGCGATGCACCAAATGCGGGGATCCCTTTGGTGACGGGGAGGAGATGTACTTGCAGGGTGCAGCGATATGGCACCCGCGCTGCGGTCCCGGACCCAGCGGGCCGAACGGTATCGTAAATGGCCACGGGGAAGCGCATACTCCCCAGCATCGGGAGTCAGAGCGAATTTCCAGCAGCGCGTCAGAAATGCAG TATTACCCCGCGCGAACCGGCAGTCCTGGACTGATGTTGAGAGAATACGGACGCGGTGCATCCGAGGATGTGTCTAGGATTTACACGTACTCATACTTGACCGAGACGCCCAGCCAAGGATACTTGAGACGTCCGATACAACCGTACGACAAACCACCGACGAGCCCACACTTTCACAGACCCAGCT CGTCCCGTTCGATAAGAAGCCTCGGCGGTCGCAGCAGCCGATCAGGAATGCGAGCCTTGGTCGACGCTCTCAGCGAGCCGAGACCGAAGTCGCCGGCCAGTCAAGTAGATAATGACGAGCCAATAGAGCTGGCACATTATCCGGACGCCATGAAGCCGCCTCCTGGAGCCAAGCCGCCGATCGAGAGGGACGATTTTCCCGCTCCTCCTTATCCTTACACGGATCCAGAGAGACGCAGACGATGGTCTGACACATACAAG GGAGTACCAATATCGGATGATGAGGATGAGGTCGACAACAAGACGCATATAAAGGAAGTAGAAGAGAAGTTGAAGAAAGAGCAGGACGAGCTGAGCAAAATCGACACTGGCATAGCGAAGGTGTTCCTGCAGGATCGGGAGAAGGATCGCGAGAACCTGAGACATAAAGCTGCCAACGTAGACCCCAGGAACGCGTCGAGAACGCCGTCCGCTGCCAGAGAACCAACGCACAGACTTCGATATGAGAGCCCTGTCGGTGCCT CTCCTTCGAGAAATATAGATCACGCCAGACCTTGGGAGGACGACGACGGTCTCAGTTACAGATCCAGCGGGCCGAGTTACAACG TTGGGAGGTCATCGGCACGTTCCCCGGCTCCCAGAAACTATCCACCCCTTGGTACTCAACGCGCCTTCACTCTTCCAAACGCCGCTAGGCACTATCATTCG GGTGATTATTCGTTCAGTGGGATGGGAGACAAGACGCACAGCACTGATTTCTCCTCTGGCAAGTCAGATA TATCGACAGGCAGCATCACGGATGTGGATCGACGGGCACTGGTATGTACCACAGCCCCATACTACTCCCGGCGAATTAGCATG AATGATGGTGGAATGCTACCATCGTCCACCACGTATACAGGTGGCCTAGGTTCGGTGGTCGGGAGTCATGGGGGACATCATGTGAGAAGATCACTGCCGGACATGGGTACTGCGCCATCCGAACCACCGAAACTCTATCCATATCACTTACTTGTCATCACTAACTATAGGCTGCCCGCCGACGTGGATCGCTGCAACCTTGAG CGACATCTTTCAGATGCGGAATTCGAGGCAGTCCTGCAGTGCGGCCGCACGGAATTCTACAGAATGCCGCAGTGGCGCCGCAACGAGATGAAAAGACGCGCCCGACTGTTTTAA
- the Unc-115a gene encoding actin binding LIM protein Uncoordinated 115a isoform X8 has translation MKSKTSESFIASESNGVKRDQELKQKVLKKGKTFCQSCKKKCSGEVLRVQDKYFHIGCFKCAQCNASLAQGGFFAREGSYYCTKDYRERWGTKCAGCGEYVEGDVVTAGEKHAFHPNCFHCQRCRQPLLGQGTKVSLVQGQALCHRCVGIPVREASTPVGNNATTRGAGDGPSDPGACAGCGNQLREGQALVALDRQWHVWCFKCHSCDTVLHGEYMGKDGVPYCEKDYQKQFGVKCAYCNRYISGKVLQAGDNHHFHPTCARCTKCGDPFGDGEEMYLQGAAIWHPRCGPGPSGPNGIVNGHGEAHTPQHRESERISSSASEMQFSLRSRTPSLNGSLCSPYSSLSRKYYPARTGSPGLMLREYGRGASEDVSRIYTYSYLTETPSQGYLRRPIQPYDKPPTSPHFHRPSSSRSIRSLGGRSSRSGMRALVDALSEPRPKSPASQVDNDEPIELAHYPDAMKPPPGAKPPIERDDFPAPPYPYTDPERRRRWSDTYKGVPISDDEDEVDNKTHIKEVEEKLKKEQDELSKIDTGIAKVFLQDREKDRENLRHKAANVDPRNASRTPSAAREPTHRLRYESPVGASPSRNIDHARPWEDDDGLSYRSSGPSYNVSTGSITDVDRRALNDGGMLPSSTTYTGGLGSVVGSHGGHHVRRSLPDMGTAPSEPPKLYPYHLLVITNYRLPADVDRCNLERHLSDAEFEAVLQCGRTEFYRMPQWRRNEMKRRARLF, from the exons GTAAAACGTTCTGCCAGTCTTGCAAGAAGAAGTGCAGCGGGGAGGTGCTACGAGTGCAGGACAAGTATTTCCACATAGGGTGTTTCAAGTGTGCTCAGTGCAACGCGAGCTTGGCGCAGGGCGGCTTTTTCGCACGCGAGGGCTCTTACTACTGCACCAAG GACTACAGGGAACGCTGGGGCACCAAGTGCGCCGGTTGTGGCGAGTACGTGGAGGGCGACGTGGTCACCGCTGGCGAAAAACACGCCTTCCACCCGAACTGTTTCCACTGTCAGAGATGCAGGCAGCCTCTGCTGGGTCAGGGCACTAAGGTGTCGCTCGTGCAAG GTCAAGCTCTATGCCATCGATGCGTCGGTATCCCGGTTCGAGAGGCCTCGACGCCGGTCGGCAATAACGCGACGACCAGAGGAGCCGGAGACGGGCCCTCCGACCCCGGTGCTTGCGCCGGTTGCGGAAACCAATTACGGGAAGGTCAGGCTTTGGTAGCGCTCGATCGACAGTGGCACGTCTGGTGCTTCAAGTGCCACAGCTGCGACACCGTGCTCCACGGCGAGTACATGGGAAA AGACGGGGTGCCTTACTGCGAGAAAGACTACCAGAAGCAGTTCGGCGTGAAGTGCGCGTACTGCAACCGCTACATCAGCGGCAAGGTGCTGCAAGCTGGCGATAATCATCATTTTCATCCAACCTGCGCGCGATGCACCAAATGCGGGGATCCCTTTGGTGACGGGGAGGAGATGTACTTGCAGGGTGCAGCGATATGGCACCCGCGCTGCGGTCCCGGACCCAGCGGGCCGAACGGTATCGTAAATGGCCACGGGGAAGCGCATACTCCCCAGCATCGGGAGTCAGAGCGAATTTCCAGCAGCGCGTCAGAAATGCAG TTTTCATTGCGGTCACGCACGCCAAGCCTGAACGGATCACTCTGCAGCCCTTACAGCAGCCTCAGTCGCAAG TATTACCCCGCGCGAACCGGCAGTCCTGGACTGATGTTGAGAGAATACGGACGCGGTGCATCCGAGGATGTGTCTAGGATTTACACGTACTCATACTTGACCGAGACGCCCAGCCAAGGATACTTGAGACGTCCGATACAACCGTACGACAAACCACCGACGAGCCCACACTTTCACAGACCCAGCT CGTCCCGTTCGATAAGAAGCCTCGGCGGTCGCAGCAGCCGATCAGGAATGCGAGCCTTGGTCGACGCTCTCAGCGAGCCGAGACCGAAGTCGCCGGCCAGTCAAGTAGATAATGACGAGCCAATAGAGCTGGCACATTATCCGGACGCCATGAAGCCGCCTCCTGGAGCCAAGCCGCCGATCGAGAGGGACGATTTTCCCGCTCCTCCTTATCCTTACACGGATCCAGAGAGACGCAGACGATGGTCTGACACATACAAG GGAGTACCAATATCGGATGATGAGGATGAGGTCGACAACAAGACGCATATAAAGGAAGTAGAAGAGAAGTTGAAGAAAGAGCAGGACGAGCTGAGCAAAATCGACACTGGCATAGCGAAGGTGTTCCTGCAGGATCGGGAGAAGGATCGCGAGAACCTGAGACATAAAGCTGCCAACGTAGACCCCAGGAACGCGTCGAGAACGCCGTCCGCTGCCAGAGAACCAACGCACAGACTTCGATATGAGAGCCCTGTCGGTGCCT CTCCTTCGAGAAATATAGATCACGCCAGACCTTGGGAGGACGACGACGGTCTCAGTTACAGATCCAGCGGGCCGAGTTACAACG TATCGACAGGCAGCATCACGGATGTGGATCGACGGGCACTG AATGATGGTGGAATGCTACCATCGTCCACCACGTATACAGGTGGCCTAGGTTCGGTGGTCGGGAGTCATGGGGGACATCATGTGAGAAGATCACTGCCGGACATGGGTACTGCGCCATCCGAACCACCGAAACTCTATCCATATCACTTACTTGTCATCACTAACTATAGGCTGCCCGCCGACGTGGATCGCTGCAACCTTGAG CGACATCTTTCAGATGCGGAATTCGAGGCAGTCCTGCAGTGCGGCCGCACGGAATTCTACAGAATGCCGCAGTGGCGCCGCAACGAGATGAAAAGACGCGCCCGACTGTTTTAA